The genomic interval TTGTTTTCAAAGCCAAGTACGCCTTCCTGTATCAAACAGGAGATTACTTCGCAAACCGGCAGCCCCACCACATTGGTATAGGATCCGTTGATACTTTTTACGATAAATGTCCCCAGCCCCTGGATGGCATATGCCCCGGCCTTGTCAAAAGGTTCTTCGGTATGAATGTACCATTCGACCTCTTGATCGGTCAGTTCTTTGAAACAGACATCGGTTTGAACGGTTTCCGAAAAAGAGCGTTCCTTGGCGATGCACAGGATCGTATATCCGGTCAGCACCTGGTGGGTCTTGCCGCTGAGGTGCTTCAGCATGGTCCGGGCTTCCATTTTGGAGGCGGGTTTCCCCAGGATGGTGTTGCCGATAAGTACGATCGTGTCTGCGCCGATTACCCAGCTTTGGGGATATTGAACGGCGATGTTGCGGGCTTTTGCTTCCGCTAGTTTCCGGACATAGAGGGCCGGCTCTGTCGGTGCGATGCTGCTTTCATCAAAATCACCGGGGATGACG from Desulfobacterales bacterium carries:
- a CDS encoding Maf family protein, whose product is MQPTIQPAPRLILASGSPRRRYLLKQAGLSFSVIPGDFDESSIAPTEPALYVRKLAEAKARNIAVQYPQSWVIGADTIVLIGNTILGKPASKMEARTMLKHLSGKTHQVLTGYTILCIAKERSFSETVQTDVCFKELTDQEVEWYIHTEEPFDKAGAYAIQGLGTFIVKSINGSYTNVVGLPVCEVISCLIQEGVLGFENNNRTHSASV